In a genomic window of Penaeus chinensis breed Huanghai No. 1 chromosome 30, ASM1920278v2, whole genome shotgun sequence:
- the LOC125041488 gene encoding vascular endothelial growth factor D-like isoform X3 produces the protein MSATLIISSRRLCTVVMGCVLLAITSPIEAIPTVFNNDVYLNPAPTAAQQDWPLDLVRNMSQTTDLREFIMKYVEDERICTSKTLHELIVGKNTSDISAHLWWNKRCGGNRGGIKTVSPLSESTLIRYRRKSSNRRSTSQSPDMSPSDRKKLDKLIKNKNVQCKPKKAVVELPNDEKPSVMLKPSCVYIKQCGGCCDSPLLECLPELVKERKFKVLAFEKKLNNKVRFQSYQTLKTIRVQEHKKCKCQCKEREEHCTEHQVYDAGACRCTCSAEVSKSCSDGKIWDERKCACVCSDVSDCTTGRYFDNSTCRPPCG, from the exons ATGTCGGCGACACTTATTATCAGCAGCAGAAG GCTGTGCACAGTGGTGATGGGGTGCGTCCTCCTCGCCATCACATCGCCCATCGAGGCCATCCCCACGGTCTTCAACAACGATGTCTACCTCAACCCCGCTCCGACAGCGGCCCAGCAG GATTGGCCTCTCGATCTGGTGAGAAATATGAGCCAGACAACTGACCTAAGGGAGTTTATCATGAAATATGTTGAGGACGAGAGAATCTGCACGTCGAAAACTCTCCATGAACTGATTGTCGGAAAG aaCACCTCGGACATCTCTGCTCACTTGTGGTGGAACAAGCGGTGCGGAGGCAACCGCGGCGGCATCAAGACGGTCTCTCCGCTCTCCGAAAGTACGTTGATCAGATACCGTCGCAAAAGTTCAAATCGTAGAAGTACCTCGCAGTCCCCTGACA tgTCTCCAAGTGATCGCAAGAAACTCGATAAACTGATAAAGAACAAGAACGTGCAGTGCAAACCCAAGAAGGCCGTGGTGGAGCTCCCCAACGACGAGAAGCCCTCGGTGATGCTGAAGCCCTCGTGCGTGTACATCAAGCAGTGCGGAGGCTGCTGTGACTCGCCGCTGCTGGAGTGTCTCCCCGAGTTGGTCAAAGAGCGGAAGTTCAAG GTCCTCGCCTTCGAGAAGAAATTGAACAACAAAGTCCGATTCCAAAGTTACCAGACTCTCAAGACAATCAGGGTCCAGGAACACAAGAAATGCAAGTGCCAGTGTAAG GAGCGCGAGGAACACTGTACAGAACATCAAGTGTACGATGCAGGGGCTTGTAGGTGCACCTGTTCTGCAGAAGTTAGCAAGTCCTGTTCAGATGGAAAG ATTTGGGACGAGaggaagtgtgcgtgcgtgtgtagcgACGTTTCCGATTGCACTACTGGCAGATACTTCGACAACAGCACCTGCAG ACCGCCTTGTGGCTGA
- the LOC125041488 gene encoding vascular endothelial growth factor A-like isoform X2, translated as MSATLIISSRRLCTVVMGCVLLAITSPIEAIPTVFNNDVYLNPAPTAAQQDWPLDLVRNMSQTTDLREFIMKYVEDERICTSKTLHELIVGKNTSDISAHLWWNKRCGGNRGGIKTVSPLSESTLIRYRRKSSNRRSTSQSPDMSPSDRKKLDKLIKNKNVQCKPKKAVVELPNDEKPSVMLKPSCVYIKQCGGCCDSPLLECLPELVKERKFKVLAFEKKLNNKVRFQSYQTLKTIRVQEHKKCKCQCKEREEHCTEHQVYDAGACRCTCSAEVSKSCSDGKIWDERKCACVCSDVSDCTTGRYFDNSTCRCLRT; from the exons ATGTCGGCGACACTTATTATCAGCAGCAGAAG GCTGTGCACAGTGGTGATGGGGTGCGTCCTCCTCGCCATCACATCGCCCATCGAGGCCATCCCCACGGTCTTCAACAACGATGTCTACCTCAACCCCGCTCCGACAGCGGCCCAGCAG GATTGGCCTCTCGATCTGGTGAGAAATATGAGCCAGACAACTGACCTAAGGGAGTTTATCATGAAATATGTTGAGGACGAGAGAATCTGCACGTCGAAAACTCTCCATGAACTGATTGTCGGAAAG aaCACCTCGGACATCTCTGCTCACTTGTGGTGGAACAAGCGGTGCGGAGGCAACCGCGGCGGCATCAAGACGGTCTCTCCGCTCTCCGAAAGTACGTTGATCAGATACCGTCGCAAAAGTTCAAATCGTAGAAGTACCTCGCAGTCCCCTGACA tgTCTCCAAGTGATCGCAAGAAACTCGATAAACTGATAAAGAACAAGAACGTGCAGTGCAAACCCAAGAAGGCCGTGGTGGAGCTCCCCAACGACGAGAAGCCCTCGGTGATGCTGAAGCCCTCGTGCGTGTACATCAAGCAGTGCGGAGGCTGCTGTGACTCGCCGCTGCTGGAGTGTCTCCCCGAGTTGGTCAAAGAGCGGAAGTTCAAG GTCCTCGCCTTCGAGAAGAAATTGAACAACAAAGTCCGATTCCAAAGTTACCAGACTCTCAAGACAATCAGGGTCCAGGAACACAAGAAATGCAAGTGCCAGTGTAAG GAGCGCGAGGAACACTGTACAGAACATCAAGTGTACGATGCAGGGGCTTGTAGGTGCACCTGTTCTGCAGAAGTTAGCAAGTCCTGTTCAGATGGAAAG ATTTGGGACGAGaggaagtgtgcgtgcgtgtgtagcgACGTTTCCGATTGCACTACTGGCAGATACTTCGACAACAGCACCTGCAG ATGTCTGAGGACTTGA
- the LOC125041488 gene encoding vascular endothelial growth factor A-like isoform X1, which yields MSATLIISSRRLCTVVMGCVLLAITSPIEAIPTVFNNDVYLNPAPTAAQQDWPLDLVRNMSQTTDLREFIMKYVEDERICTSKTLHELIVGKNTSDISAHLWWNKRCGGNRGGIKTVSPLSESTLIRYRRKSSNRRSTSQSPDMSPSDRKKLDKLIKNKNVQCKPKKAVVELPNDEKPSVMLKPSCVYIKQCGGCCDSPLLECLPELVKERKFKVLAFEKKLNNKVRFQSYQTLKTIRVQEHKKCKCQCKEREEHCTEHQVYDAGACRCTCSAEVSKSCSDGKIWDERKCACVCSDVSDCTTGRYFDNSTCRCEDPQFKDVYIS from the exons ATGTCGGCGACACTTATTATCAGCAGCAGAAG GCTGTGCACAGTGGTGATGGGGTGCGTCCTCCTCGCCATCACATCGCCCATCGAGGCCATCCCCACGGTCTTCAACAACGATGTCTACCTCAACCCCGCTCCGACAGCGGCCCAGCAG GATTGGCCTCTCGATCTGGTGAGAAATATGAGCCAGACAACTGACCTAAGGGAGTTTATCATGAAATATGTTGAGGACGAGAGAATCTGCACGTCGAAAACTCTCCATGAACTGATTGTCGGAAAG aaCACCTCGGACATCTCTGCTCACTTGTGGTGGAACAAGCGGTGCGGAGGCAACCGCGGCGGCATCAAGACGGTCTCTCCGCTCTCCGAAAGTACGTTGATCAGATACCGTCGCAAAAGTTCAAATCGTAGAAGTACCTCGCAGTCCCCTGACA tgTCTCCAAGTGATCGCAAGAAACTCGATAAACTGATAAAGAACAAGAACGTGCAGTGCAAACCCAAGAAGGCCGTGGTGGAGCTCCCCAACGACGAGAAGCCCTCGGTGATGCTGAAGCCCTCGTGCGTGTACATCAAGCAGTGCGGAGGCTGCTGTGACTCGCCGCTGCTGGAGTGTCTCCCCGAGTTGGTCAAAGAGCGGAAGTTCAAG GTCCTCGCCTTCGAGAAGAAATTGAACAACAAAGTCCGATTCCAAAGTTACCAGACTCTCAAGACAATCAGGGTCCAGGAACACAAGAAATGCAAGTGCCAGTGTAAG GAGCGCGAGGAACACTGTACAGAACATCAAGTGTACGATGCAGGGGCTTGTAGGTGCACCTGTTCTGCAGAAGTTAGCAAGTCCTGTTCAGATGGAAAG ATTTGGGACGAGaggaagtgtgcgtgcgtgtgtagcgACGTTTCCGATTGCACTACTGGCAGATACTTCGACAACAGCACCTGCAG GTGCGAGGATCCCCAGTTTAAAGATGTTTACATCTCATAA
- the LOC125041488 gene encoding vascular endothelial growth factor A-like isoform X5, which translates to MSATLIISSRRLCTVVMGCVLLAITSPIEAIPTVFNNDVYLNPAPTAAQQDWPLDLVRNMSQTTDLREFIMKYVEDERICTSKTLHELIVGKNTSDISAHLWWNKRCGGNRGGIKTVSPLSEMSPSDRKKLDKLIKNKNVQCKPKKAVVELPNDEKPSVMLKPSCVYIKQCGGCCDSPLLECLPELVKERKFKVLAFEKKLNNKVRFQSYQTLKTIRVQEHKKCKCQCKEREEHCTEHQVYDAGACRCTCSAEVSKSCSDGKIWDERKCACVCSDVSDCTTGRYFDNSTCRCEDPQFKDVYIS; encoded by the exons ATGTCGGCGACACTTATTATCAGCAGCAGAAG GCTGTGCACAGTGGTGATGGGGTGCGTCCTCCTCGCCATCACATCGCCCATCGAGGCCATCCCCACGGTCTTCAACAACGATGTCTACCTCAACCCCGCTCCGACAGCGGCCCAGCAG GATTGGCCTCTCGATCTGGTGAGAAATATGAGCCAGACAACTGACCTAAGGGAGTTTATCATGAAATATGTTGAGGACGAGAGAATCTGCACGTCGAAAACTCTCCATGAACTGATTGTCGGAAAG aaCACCTCGGACATCTCTGCTCACTTGTGGTGGAACAAGCGGTGCGGAGGCAACCGCGGCGGCATCAAGACGGTCTCTCCGCTCTCCGAAA tgTCTCCAAGTGATCGCAAGAAACTCGATAAACTGATAAAGAACAAGAACGTGCAGTGCAAACCCAAGAAGGCCGTGGTGGAGCTCCCCAACGACGAGAAGCCCTCGGTGATGCTGAAGCCCTCGTGCGTGTACATCAAGCAGTGCGGAGGCTGCTGTGACTCGCCGCTGCTGGAGTGTCTCCCCGAGTTGGTCAAAGAGCGGAAGTTCAAG GTCCTCGCCTTCGAGAAGAAATTGAACAACAAAGTCCGATTCCAAAGTTACCAGACTCTCAAGACAATCAGGGTCCAGGAACACAAGAAATGCAAGTGCCAGTGTAAG GAGCGCGAGGAACACTGTACAGAACATCAAGTGTACGATGCAGGGGCTTGTAGGTGCACCTGTTCTGCAGAAGTTAGCAAGTCCTGTTCAGATGGAAAG ATTTGGGACGAGaggaagtgtgcgtgcgtgtgtagcgACGTTTCCGATTGCACTACTGGCAGATACTTCGACAACAGCACCTGCAG GTGCGAGGATCCCCAGTTTAAAGATGTTTACATCTCATAA
- the LOC125041488 gene encoding vascular endothelial growth factor D-like isoform X4, whose product MSATLIISSRRLCTVVMGCVLLAITSPIEAIPTVFNNDVYLNPAPTAAQQDWPLDLVRNMSQTTDLREFIMKYVEDERICTSKTLHELIVGKNTSDISAHLWWNKRCGGNRGGIKTVSPLSESTLIRYRRKSSNRRSTSQSPDMSPSDRKKLDKLIKNKNVQCKPKKAVVELPNDEKPSVMLKPSCVYIKQCGGCCDSPLLECLPELVKERKFKVLAFEKKLNNKVRFQSYQTLKTIRVQEHKKCKCQCKEREEHCTEHQVYDAGACRCTCSAEVSKSCSDGKIWDERKCACVCSDVSDCTTGRYFDNSTCRYL is encoded by the exons ATGTCGGCGACACTTATTATCAGCAGCAGAAG GCTGTGCACAGTGGTGATGGGGTGCGTCCTCCTCGCCATCACATCGCCCATCGAGGCCATCCCCACGGTCTTCAACAACGATGTCTACCTCAACCCCGCTCCGACAGCGGCCCAGCAG GATTGGCCTCTCGATCTGGTGAGAAATATGAGCCAGACAACTGACCTAAGGGAGTTTATCATGAAATATGTTGAGGACGAGAGAATCTGCACGTCGAAAACTCTCCATGAACTGATTGTCGGAAAG aaCACCTCGGACATCTCTGCTCACTTGTGGTGGAACAAGCGGTGCGGAGGCAACCGCGGCGGCATCAAGACGGTCTCTCCGCTCTCCGAAAGTACGTTGATCAGATACCGTCGCAAAAGTTCAAATCGTAGAAGTACCTCGCAGTCCCCTGACA tgTCTCCAAGTGATCGCAAGAAACTCGATAAACTGATAAAGAACAAGAACGTGCAGTGCAAACCCAAGAAGGCCGTGGTGGAGCTCCCCAACGACGAGAAGCCCTCGGTGATGCTGAAGCCCTCGTGCGTGTACATCAAGCAGTGCGGAGGCTGCTGTGACTCGCCGCTGCTGGAGTGTCTCCCCGAGTTGGTCAAAGAGCGGAAGTTCAAG GTCCTCGCCTTCGAGAAGAAATTGAACAACAAAGTCCGATTCCAAAGTTACCAGACTCTCAAGACAATCAGGGTCCAGGAACACAAGAAATGCAAGTGCCAGTGTAAG GAGCGCGAGGAACACTGTACAGAACATCAAGTGTACGATGCAGGGGCTTGTAGGTGCACCTGTTCTGCAGAAGTTAGCAAGTCCTGTTCAGATGGAAAG ATTTGGGACGAGaggaagtgtgcgtgcgtgtgtagcgACGTTTCCGATTGCACTACTGGCAGATACTTCGACAACAGCACCTGCAGGTACTTATAA